The proteins below come from a single Agrococcus beijingensis genomic window:
- a CDS encoding UDP-glucose dehydrogenase family protein: protein MKIAVIGCGYLGAVHAAAMASLGYETVGVDVDAAKVERLRRGEPPFYEPGLPELLKGGVDAGTLRFTTEVAEAAGADVVFIAVGTPQLAGSDAADLAYVDAAIASLLPHLTERSLIAGKSTVPVGTARRLAEMVAPTGASLAWNPEFLREGFAVQDTLAPDRLVYGVQRGDDASVATLDTVYASILARGTERLVMDYATAELVKVSANAFLATKISFINAMAELAETVGADVTQLADAIGLDARIGRRFLNAGLGFGGGCLPKDIRAFQARAEELGHGEALGFLREVDQINLRRRDRMAWLVERELAAVGGDRVGMLGLAFKPDSDDVRDSPALDVCRILERGGRRVTAYDPQARETAGRSMPTLDIVGSVEDAVRHADVIALGTEWQEFRDLDPERIGALTGARVVVDGRNALDAQRWSAAGFKVVGLGRPEVEAA, encoded by the coding sequence ATGAAGATCGCCGTGATCGGCTGCGGCTACCTGGGCGCGGTGCACGCCGCCGCCATGGCTTCGCTCGGCTACGAGACCGTCGGCGTCGACGTCGATGCGGCGAAGGTCGAGCGGCTGCGCCGCGGCGAGCCGCCGTTCTACGAGCCCGGGCTGCCCGAGCTGCTCAAGGGCGGGGTGGATGCGGGCACGCTGCGGTTCACGACGGAGGTGGCCGAGGCGGCCGGCGCCGACGTGGTCTTCATCGCGGTCGGCACGCCGCAGCTCGCCGGCTCCGACGCCGCCGACCTCGCCTACGTCGACGCGGCGATCGCCTCGCTGCTGCCGCACCTCACCGAGCGGTCGCTGATCGCGGGCAAGTCGACCGTGCCGGTGGGCACCGCGCGGCGCCTCGCCGAGATGGTCGCGCCCACCGGCGCGTCGCTCGCCTGGAACCCCGAGTTCCTGCGCGAGGGCTTCGCCGTGCAGGACACCCTCGCGCCCGACCGGCTCGTGTACGGCGTGCAGCGCGGCGACGACGCCTCCGTCGCGACGCTCGACACCGTGTACGCGTCGATCCTCGCCCGCGGCACGGAGCGGCTGGTGATGGACTACGCCACCGCCGAGCTCGTCAAGGTGAGCGCCAACGCGTTCCTCGCCACGAAGATCTCGTTCATCAACGCGATGGCCGAGCTGGCCGAGACGGTCGGCGCCGACGTGACGCAGCTCGCCGACGCCATCGGCCTCGACGCGCGCATCGGGCGCCGGTTCCTGAACGCCGGCCTCGGCTTCGGCGGCGGCTGCCTGCCGAAGGACATCCGCGCGTTCCAGGCGCGCGCCGAGGAGCTCGGCCACGGGGAGGCGCTCGGCTTCCTGCGCGAGGTCGACCAGATCAACCTGCGCCGGCGCGACCGCATGGCGTGGCTCGTCGAGCGCGAGCTGGCCGCGGTCGGCGGCGACCGCGTCGGCATGCTGGGCCTGGCGTTCAAGCCCGACAGCGACGACGTGCGCGACTCGCCGGCGCTCGACGTCTGCCGCATCCTCGAGCGCGGCGGCCGCCGCGTCACCGCCTACGACCCGCAGGCGCGCGAGACCGCGGGCCGGTCGATGCCGACGCTCGACATCGTCGGCTCGGTCGAGGATGCCGTGCGGCACGCCGACGTCATCGCGCTCGGCACCGAGTGGCAGGAGTTCCGCGACCTCGACCCCGAGCGCATCGGGGCGCTGACCGGCGCCCGCGTGGTGGTCGACGGGCGCAACGCGCTCGACGCGCAGCGCTGGTCGGCGGCAGGATTCAAGGTGGTCGGCCTCGGCCGGCCGGAGGTGGAGGCAGCATGA
- a CDS encoding 5-(carboxyamino)imidazole ribonucleotide synthase produces the protein MIVGVVGGGQLARMMIPAAVALGIELRVLAESEGMSASLAATAVGDYRDASVVLAFAEGVDVITFDHEHVPQEVLRQLVDAGHAVHPGPDALRFAQDKREMRRRMAELGAPQPDWAPVDAAEDLERFLADHGGVGVLKTATGGYDGKGVRVVRSLDDAADWLEGAAAGGPRLLVEELVPFRRELAQLVARRPSGEAMVWPLVQTVQQDGICVEVLAPAPDAFRIQPVVDDIARRVASGLGITGVLAIEMFETSDGRVLVNELAMRPHNSGHWTIDGSITSQFEQHLRAVLDLPLGSTALLAPVSVMVNVIGGPASGAMADRYASALAAHPDVKVHSYAKAARPGRKVGHVTAVGDDLDEVAYRARAAAAHFDA, from the coding sequence ATGATCGTCGGCGTCGTCGGAGGCGGGCAGCTCGCCCGCATGATGATCCCCGCGGCCGTCGCGCTCGGCATCGAGCTGCGCGTGCTCGCCGAGTCCGAGGGCATGTCGGCGTCGCTCGCGGCCACCGCCGTCGGCGACTACCGCGACGCATCCGTCGTGCTCGCCTTCGCCGAAGGCGTCGACGTCATCACGTTCGACCACGAGCACGTGCCGCAGGAGGTGCTGCGGCAGCTGGTCGACGCGGGCCACGCCGTGCACCCCGGGCCCGACGCGCTGCGCTTCGCGCAGGACAAGCGCGAGATGCGCCGCCGCATGGCCGAGCTCGGCGCACCGCAGCCCGACTGGGCGCCGGTGGATGCGGCGGAGGACCTCGAGCGGTTCCTCGCCGACCACGGCGGCGTGGGCGTGCTGAAGACCGCGACCGGCGGCTACGACGGCAAGGGCGTGCGGGTCGTGCGCTCGCTCGACGACGCCGCCGACTGGCTCGAGGGCGCCGCCGCCGGCGGGCCGCGGCTGCTGGTCGAGGAGCTCGTGCCGTTCCGCCGCGAGCTGGCGCAGCTCGTCGCCCGACGCCCCTCCGGCGAGGCGATGGTGTGGCCGCTCGTGCAGACCGTGCAGCAGGATGGCATCTGCGTCGAGGTGCTCGCGCCCGCGCCCGACGCCTTCCGGATCCAGCCCGTCGTCGACGACATCGCCCGCCGGGTCGCCTCTGGGCTCGGCATCACCGGCGTGCTCGCGATCGAGATGTTCGAGACCAGCGACGGCCGCGTGCTCGTCAACGAGCTGGCGATGCGCCCGCACAACTCCGGCCACTGGACGATCGACGGCTCGATCACCAGCCAGTTCGAGCAGCACCTGCGGGCCGTGCTCGACCTGCCGCTCGGCTCGACCGCCCTGCTCGCACCCGTCAGCGTGATGGTGAACGTCATCGGCGGCCCGGCCTCCGGCGCCATGGCCGACCGCTACGCCTCGGCGCTCGCCGCGCACCCCGACGTGAAGGTGCACTCCTACGCGAAGGCCGCGCGGCCCGGCCGCAAGGTCGGCCACGTGACCGCGGTCGGCGACGACCTCGACGAGGTCGCCTACCGGGCGAGGGCGGCGGCCGCGCACTTCGACGCCTGA
- the purE gene encoding 5-(carboxyamino)imidazole ribonucleotide mutase — protein MPAHVSIIMGSDSDWRVMEAAKAALDELGVASEVDVVSAHRTPQKMVDFARGAADRGVRVIIAGAGGAAHLPGMVASMTRLPVIGVPVPLERLDGLDSLLSIVQMPAGIPVATVSIGGARNAGILAARILGTTDAALAERLDAFAADLERAVDGKAQALRDRVQAAPGGSPQRAPGDRADAGA, from the coding sequence ATGCCTGCGCACGTCAGCATCATCATGGGATCGGACTCCGACTGGCGAGTCATGGAGGCGGCCAAGGCCGCGCTCGATGAGCTCGGCGTCGCCTCCGAGGTCGACGTCGTCTCCGCCCACCGGACGCCGCAGAAGATGGTCGACTTCGCGCGCGGCGCCGCCGACCGCGGCGTGCGCGTGATCATCGCGGGCGCCGGGGGCGCCGCGCACCTGCCCGGGATGGTGGCGTCGATGACGCGGCTGCCGGTGATCGGCGTGCCCGTGCCGCTCGAGCGGCTCGACGGCCTCGACAGCCTGCTGTCGATCGTGCAGATGCCCGCCGGCATCCCGGTCGCCACCGTCTCGATCGGCGGGGCGCGCAACGCCGGCATCCTCGCCGCGCGCATCCTCGGCACCACCGACGCCGCGCTCGCGGAGCGCCTCGACGCGTTCGCCGCCGACCTCGAGCGCGCCGTCGACGGCAAGGCGCAGGCGCTGCGCGATCGCGTGCAGGCGGCACCGGGCGGCAGCCCGCAGCGAGCACCGGGCGACCGCGCGGACGCGGGCGCATGA
- a CDS encoding LCP family protein: MTLLRSRHPLRDPDSRDPAVMQRRGWWLVVIGFLLPGSAQVLAGNRRLGRVGLAATLTLLTLLVIAAILWSVWRTALLTVVGNSVGLLVVEVLLVAYAVLWLVLGFDTLRLARLRKVEGGARAGIAALAILATVAPAALAGYGATVVDASRGLVSNLFDFAGPAVEPIDGRYTFLLLGGDAGDDRVGLRADSMTVVTVNADTGAATMIGVPRNLRNAPFSEGSPMWGPWPDGFDCASSDCYLNGTYTYGEANPELYPDAVANGSSPGIEATRDAIEGVTGLELQFFVLVDMHGFEDLVDALGGLELEVTSRVPIAIEGGPVEAWIEPGLQRMDGYHALWYARSRAGSSDYERMERQRQVQEAIIAQFTPQTLLTKYAELSAAGQDMVQTDIPQSMIGGLSELALKTRDLPITNLELVPPQVDTGDPDFAEIQAMVQASLAAADAQLPPTDAPSDTPQP; the protein is encoded by the coding sequence ATGACGCTGCTGCGCTCCCGCCATCCGCTGCGCGACCCCGACAGCCGCGACCCCGCCGTCATGCAGCGGCGCGGCTGGTGGCTGGTGGTGATCGGCTTCCTGCTGCCCGGCAGCGCCCAGGTGCTCGCGGGCAACCGACGGCTGGGCCGCGTGGGGCTCGCCGCGACGCTCACGCTGCTGACGCTGCTGGTGATCGCCGCGATCCTCTGGTCGGTGTGGCGCACGGCGCTGCTGACGGTCGTCGGCAACTCCGTCGGGCTGCTGGTGGTCGAGGTGCTGCTCGTCGCCTACGCGGTGCTCTGGCTCGTGCTCGGCTTCGACACGCTCCGCCTCGCGCGCCTGCGCAAGGTCGAGGGCGGCGCGCGCGCCGGCATCGCGGCGCTCGCGATCCTCGCGACGGTCGCCCCGGCGGCGCTCGCGGGCTACGGCGCAACGGTGGTGGACGCATCCCGCGGCCTCGTCTCGAACCTGTTCGACTTCGCCGGTCCCGCGGTCGAGCCGATCGACGGCCGCTACACGTTCCTGCTGCTCGGCGGCGACGCCGGCGACGACCGCGTGGGCCTGCGCGCCGACTCGATGACGGTCGTCACCGTGAACGCCGACACCGGCGCGGCGACCATGATCGGCGTGCCCCGCAACCTGCGCAACGCGCCGTTCAGCGAGGGCTCGCCGATGTGGGGGCCGTGGCCGGACGGCTTCGACTGCGCGTCGAGCGACTGCTACCTGAACGGCACCTACACCTACGGCGAGGCGAACCCCGAGCTCTACCCCGACGCGGTCGCGAACGGCTCGAGCCCGGGCATCGAGGCGACGCGCGACGCGATCGAGGGCGTCACGGGCCTCGAGCTGCAGTTCTTCGTGCTCGTCGACATGCACGGCTTCGAAGACCTCGTGGATGCCCTGGGCGGCCTCGAGCTCGAGGTCACCAGCCGGGTGCCGATCGCCATCGAGGGCGGCCCGGTCGAGGCGTGGATCGAGCCAGGCCTGCAGCGCATGGACGGCTACCACGCGCTCTGGTACGCCCGCAGCCGGGCCGGCTCCTCCGACTACGAGCGGATGGAGCGGCAGCGGCAGGTGCAGGAGGCGATCATCGCCCAGTTCACCCCGCAGACGCTGCTGACGAAGTACGCCGAGCTCTCGGCTGCCGGGCAGGACATGGTGCAGACCGACATCCCGCAGTCGATGATCGGCGGCCTCTCGGAGCTGGCCCTCAAGACCCGCGACCTGCCGATCACCAACCTCGAGCTGGTGCCGCCGCAGGTGGACACCGGCGACCCCGACTTCGCCGAGATCCAGGCGATGGTGCAGGCGTCGCTCGCGGCCGCCGACGCGCAGCTGCCGCCCACCGACGCTCCCAGCGACACGCCGCAGCCGTGA
- the galE gene encoding UDP-glucose 4-epimerase GalE has translation MRVLLTGGAGYIGSHTAIALLARGHRVVVLDDLVNASEVALERAARIAGAEIPLVVGDAADVDLVRSVLREHRIDAVIHFAGLKAVGESVAEPLRYYGVNLGTAIGTLQAMAAEGVERFVFSSSATVYEQPGPLLREDAPVGIALENPYGRTKAMIESIVTDAAAADGRLQAALLRYFNPVGAHESGDIGEDPKGIPNNLMPYIAQVAAGERERLRVFGDDYDTPDGTGVRDYIHVVDLAEGHVAALEALAPGVLTVNLGTGQGATVLEVLRAFERAVGRELPFEVVDRRPGDAAVSTADPSRAHEVLGWRARRTLDDAVRDAWRWQSRNPRGYRG, from the coding sequence ATGCGCGTCCTCCTCACCGGCGGTGCCGGCTACATCGGCTCGCACACCGCGATCGCGCTGCTCGCGCGCGGCCACCGCGTCGTCGTGCTCGACGACCTCGTGAACGCCAGCGAGGTCGCCCTCGAGCGGGCCGCTCGCATCGCCGGGGCCGAGATCCCGCTGGTCGTCGGCGACGCCGCCGACGTCGACCTGGTGCGCTCGGTGCTGCGCGAGCACCGGATCGACGCCGTCATCCACTTCGCGGGGCTGAAGGCCGTCGGCGAGTCGGTCGCCGAGCCACTCCGGTACTACGGCGTCAACCTGGGCACGGCGATCGGCACGCTGCAGGCGATGGCGGCGGAGGGCGTCGAGCGCTTCGTGTTCTCCTCCTCGGCGACGGTCTACGAGCAGCCGGGGCCGCTGCTGCGCGAGGACGCGCCGGTCGGCATCGCGCTCGAGAACCCCTACGGGCGCACCAAGGCGATGATCGAGAGCATCGTCACCGACGCCGCGGCCGCGGACGGCCGGCTGCAGGCGGCGCTGCTGCGCTACTTCAACCCGGTGGGCGCGCACGAGTCGGGCGACATCGGCGAGGATCCCAAGGGCATCCCCAACAACCTCATGCCGTACATCGCGCAGGTCGCCGCCGGTGAGCGCGAGCGGCTGCGGGTGTTCGGCGACGACTACGACACCCCCGACGGCACCGGGGTGCGCGACTACATCCACGTGGTCGACCTCGCCGAGGGCCACGTCGCGGCGCTCGAGGCGCTCGCGCCCGGCGTGCTGACCGTCAACCTCGGCACCGGCCAGGGAGCCACGGTGCTCGAGGTGCTGCGCGCGTTCGAGCGGGCCGTGGGCCGCGAGCTGCCCTTCGAGGTCGTCGACCGCAGGCCCGGCGACGCCGCGGTCAGCACCGCCGACCCCTCGCGCGCGCACGAGGTGCTCGGCTGGCGCGCGCGCCGCACCCTCGACGATGCGGTGCGCGACGCCTGGCGGTGGCAGAGCCGGAACCCGCGCGGCTACCGCGGCTGA
- a CDS encoding glycosyltransferase family 2 protein: protein MRVSVALCTHQGERWIEQQLRSILAQTHPVSEIVVGDDASTDRTLELVREVASETDVPIRIRHHETALGVAANFADAIAATTGDVVALSDQDDVWHPDRIERMLPQLEGVALVHSSARLVDAHGAPLGSTLEASLEMSPWERAAMTEGRALDALLRRNLVTGATVLVRRDAAVAALPIPAGWIHDEWLAMCAALGDGVRYLPEETIDYRQHGGNQIGVQRLSALGKLRRVLEADSGKHARKAERATSLATEAQRRGLASGASLQALIEKARHERARAQLPRPRALRLPGVLRGVAAGRYGRFSRGLADVARDLLEGRS, encoded by the coding sequence GTGCGCGTCAGCGTCGCGCTCTGCACGCACCAGGGCGAGCGCTGGATCGAGCAGCAGCTGCGCAGCATCCTCGCGCAGACGCACCCGGTGAGCGAGATCGTCGTCGGCGACGACGCCTCCACCGACCGCACGCTCGAGCTCGTGCGCGAGGTGGCGTCCGAGACCGACGTGCCCATCCGCATCCGCCATCACGAGACCGCGCTCGGGGTCGCCGCGAACTTCGCCGACGCGATCGCGGCCACCACCGGCGACGTCGTGGCGCTGAGCGACCAGGACGACGTGTGGCACCCCGATCGCATCGAGCGGATGCTGCCGCAGCTCGAGGGGGTCGCGCTCGTGCACTCGAGCGCCCGCCTGGTCGACGCGCACGGCGCACCGCTCGGCTCGACGCTCGAGGCCTCGCTCGAGATGAGCCCGTGGGAGCGCGCCGCCATGACCGAGGGTCGCGCGCTCGACGCGCTGCTGCGGCGCAACCTCGTCACCGGCGCCACCGTGCTCGTGCGGCGCGACGCCGCGGTGGCCGCGCTGCCGATCCCGGCCGGGTGGATCCACGACGAGTGGCTCGCGATGTGCGCGGCGCTCGGCGACGGGGTGCGCTACCTGCCCGAGGAGACCATCGACTACCGGCAGCACGGCGGCAACCAGATCGGCGTGCAGCGGCTGAGCGCGCTGGGCAAGCTGCGACGGGTGCTCGAGGCCGACTCGGGCAAGCACGCGCGCAAGGCCGAGCGCGCGACGTCGCTCGCCACCGAGGCGCAGCGGCGCGGCCTGGCGAGCGGCGCGAGCCTGCAGGCGCTGATCGAGAAGGCTCGGCACGAGCGTGCTCGCGCGCAGCTGCCGAGGCCGCGCGCCCTCCGGCTGCCCGGCGTGCTGCGGGGCGTGGCGGCCGGCCGCTACGGCAGGTTCTCCCGCGGGCTCGCCGACGTGGCCCGCGATCTGCTCGAGGGCCGCAGCTGA
- a CDS encoding glycosyltransferase, whose protein sequence is MSSRLTVVLDEVGERSSTMVGRYSTEMARALAATAPAGFDVLGLSAKASDDRSERIAAALPGLAELRQTAVSARELREAWLHSLTTIPVRGLVHATSLMAPLRREPDAGDQVTVTVHGLQSFSDRSERKQRWFDRALKRALQIADGIVVPSTAVAEDLALLHDVADRVRVVHPAPSTTLLRAAAEAAAAAPSAAAALTLPAEYVLAITTPGARGQAERLVEVVASSSMPDLRVVVAGPVQWGETQLAGLAVDAGIPAGRLVMLGDLSDAQLARVYGGALAHLHVAEHDALGLSLLEAAALGTPTVHFASRSLTEIASGASVGVEGGAHELAAALAALVADEAERTRLRLHAQDRAQAFTWEAAAHQVWQLHAEL, encoded by the coding sequence GTGAGCAGCCGGCTGACGGTGGTGCTCGACGAGGTCGGCGAGCGCTCGTCGACGATGGTCGGCCGCTACTCGACCGAGATGGCGCGGGCGCTCGCCGCCACCGCTCCTGCCGGGTTCGACGTGCTCGGGCTCTCGGCGAAGGCGAGCGACGATCGCTCGGAGCGGATCGCCGCGGCGCTGCCGGGGCTCGCCGAGCTGCGGCAGACGGCCGTCTCGGCGCGCGAGCTGCGGGAGGCGTGGCTGCACTCGCTCACCACCATCCCCGTGCGCGGCCTCGTGCACGCCACCAGCCTGATGGCGCCGCTGCGCCGCGAGCCCGATGCGGGCGACCAGGTGACGGTCACCGTGCACGGCCTGCAGTCGTTCTCCGACCGCTCCGAGCGCAAGCAGCGCTGGTTCGACCGAGCCCTGAAGCGCGCGCTGCAGATCGCCGACGGCATCGTCGTGCCCAGCACGGCCGTCGCCGAGGATCTGGCGCTGCTCCACGACGTCGCCGACCGCGTGCGGGTCGTGCACCCCGCCCCCTCGACGACGCTGCTGCGCGCCGCCGCAGAGGCGGCTGCCGCAGCCCCGTCGGCGGCCGCCGCCCTGACGCTGCCCGCCGAGTACGTGCTGGCGATCACCACGCCGGGCGCGCGCGGTCAGGCCGAGCGCCTCGTCGAGGTGGTCGCGAGCTCGTCGATGCCGGATCTGCGGGTCGTCGTGGCAGGGCCGGTGCAGTGGGGCGAGACCCAGCTCGCGGGCCTGGCGGTCGATGCGGGCATCCCCGCGGGGCGGCTGGTCATGCTGGGCGACCTCAGCGACGCGCAGCTCGCCCGCGTGTACGGCGGCGCGCTCGCGCACCTGCACGTCGCCGAGCACGACGCGCTGGGGCTCAGCCTGCTCGAAGCCGCGGCGCTCGGCACGCCGACGGTGCACTTCGCCTCCCGCTCGCTGACCGAGATCGCCAGCGGCGCGAGCGTCGGCGTCGAGGGCGGCGCGCACGAGCTGGCCGCGGCGCTCGCCGCGCTGGTCGCCGACGAGGCGGAGCGCACGCGCCTGCGCCTGCACGCCCAGGATCGCGCCCAGGCGTTCACCTGGGAGGCCGCGGCCCACCAGGTGTGGCAGCTGCACGCGGAGCTCTGA
- the rfbB gene encoding dTDP-glucose 4,6-dehydratase, protein MKILLTGGAGFIGSNFVRMALADRLPGIEGAAITVLDALTYSGSLANLAEVAEHPRYAFVHGDIRDVGLLDRILPGTDVIVHFAAESHVDRSVRDASVFVETNVVGTQRLLDAAMRHDVRRFVHVSTDEVYGSIDEGSWDEEHQLQPNSPYSASKASSDLLVRSYHRTHGLDARITRCSNNYGPYHFPEKLIPLFVTNLIDDRSVPLYGDGEHVRDWLHVDDHCRGIALVLTGGRPGEIYNIGGGTELTNRELTERLLAATGRDWSSVEQAEDRKGHDRRYSVDTAKIRDELGYAPQVPFDEGLASVVEWYRDNRSWWQPLKERASL, encoded by the coding sequence GTGAAGATCCTCCTCACCGGCGGCGCCGGCTTCATCGGCTCGAACTTCGTGCGGATGGCGCTCGCCGACCGGCTCCCGGGCATCGAGGGCGCGGCCATCACCGTGCTCGACGCCCTGACGTACTCGGGCAGCCTCGCCAATCTCGCCGAGGTGGCCGAGCATCCCCGCTACGCCTTCGTGCACGGCGACATCCGTGACGTCGGCCTGCTCGACCGGATCCTGCCCGGCACCGACGTGATCGTGCACTTCGCCGCGGAGAGCCACGTCGACCGCTCGGTGCGCGACGCGTCGGTCTTCGTCGAGACGAACGTCGTCGGCACGCAGCGCCTGCTCGACGCGGCCATGCGCCACGACGTGCGCCGGTTCGTGCACGTCTCCACCGACGAGGTCTACGGCTCCATCGACGAGGGATCCTGGGACGAGGAGCACCAGCTGCAGCCGAACAGCCCGTACTCCGCCTCGAAGGCGTCGAGCGATCTGCTGGTGCGCTCCTACCACCGCACCCACGGCCTCGACGCGCGCATCACCCGCTGCTCGAACAACTACGGGCCCTACCACTTCCCCGAGAAGCTCATCCCGCTGTTCGTGACGAACCTGATCGACGACCGCTCGGTGCCGCTGTACGGCGACGGCGAGCACGTGCGCGACTGGCTGCACGTCGACGACCACTGCCGCGGCATCGCGCTGGTGCTGACCGGCGGTCGCCCCGGCGAGATCTACAACATCGGCGGCGGCACCGAGCTGACGAACCGCGAGTTGACCGAGCGGCTGCTCGCGGCGACCGGCCGCGACTGGTCCTCGGTCGAGCAGGCGGAGGACCGCAAAGGCCACGACCGCCGGTACTCGGTCGACACCGCGAAGATCCGCGACGAGCTCGGCTATGCGCCGCAGGTGCCGTTCGACGAGGGGCTCGCCTCGGTCGTGGAGTGGTACCGCGACAACCGCAGCTGGTGGCAGCCGCTGAAGGAGAGGGCCTCGCTGTGA
- a CDS encoding cell wall-binding repeat-containing protein, with product MRAGLAALAVIGVVATAIVGGAAPAANAATSRIDGDDRFETAVLASQQLPRGEAVFLASGMSFPDALAAAPVAASEGAHLLLVRPEGIPQVALDEIRRLAPSEVVILGSEATLSATVATQAQQLSPKVTRIGGADRVETSMLLLDRMRLRTTVTDVWVASGSGFPDALAAGAVAAREGHGVILTLGASPAFEQRLASRVAGVQRFHIPGSTASVGDDVRAMLAATGRSVDRFPGSDRYETAVLINRAFTPPGSGTDMVLASGAGFPDGLVGAVFAGLRDEALYLTSPHCATSTSVADEQRRLGSTQLTVLGGLSTVSADAAALKLCPPPMPSPSETASALLQRINAERAAVGARPLALDACLEDMAEGWAGSMAAQRLAGSAHNPSLTAEARACALRGWGENVGRTWGSGGPDANRIMTAWMASEGHRLNIQRASFTHIGIGVATSSDGYAYYVLDFGTR from the coding sequence TTGCGCGCAGGACTCGCCGCATTGGCCGTGATCGGTGTCGTCGCCACCGCGATCGTCGGTGGTGCCGCCCCCGCCGCCAACGCCGCGACCTCGCGCATCGACGGCGATGACCGGTTCGAGACCGCCGTGCTCGCCTCGCAGCAGCTGCCCCGCGGCGAGGCCGTGTTCCTGGCGTCGGGCATGTCGTTCCCGGACGCGCTGGCCGCGGCTCCGGTCGCCGCGAGCGAGGGCGCGCACCTGCTGCTCGTGCGACCGGAGGGCATCCCGCAGGTCGCGCTCGACGAGATCCGGCGGCTCGCCCCCAGCGAGGTCGTCATCCTCGGCTCCGAGGCGACGCTCTCGGCCACGGTGGCGACGCAGGCCCAGCAGCTGAGCCCGAAGGTCACGCGCATCGGCGGCGCCGACCGCGTCGAGACCTCGATGCTGCTCCTCGATCGGATGCGGCTGCGCACGACGGTCACGGACGTCTGGGTCGCGAGCGGCTCCGGGTTCCCGGACGCCCTGGCGGCCGGCGCCGTGGCGGCGCGGGAGGGCCACGGCGTCATCCTGACGCTGGGCGCGAGCCCCGCCTTCGAGCAGCGCCTGGCCTCGCGGGTCGCGGGCGTGCAGCGCTTCCACATCCCCGGCAGCACGGCCAGCGTGGGCGACGACGTGCGCGCGATGCTGGCGGCCACAGGGCGCTCGGTCGACCGCTTCCCCGGCTCCGACCGCTACGAGACGGCCGTGCTGATCAACCGCGCGTTCACGCCGCCCGGCTCCGGTACCGACATGGTGCTCGCGAGCGGCGCCGGCTTCCCCGACGGCCTGGTGGGCGCGGTCTTCGCAGGGCTCCGCGACGAAGCGCTCTACCTCACCTCTCCGCACTGCGCCACGAGCACCTCGGTCGCCGACGAGCAGCGACGGCTCGGCAGCACGCAGCTGACCGTGCTGGGCGGCCTCTCGACCGTCTCCGCCGACGCCGCGGCGCTCAAGCTCTGCCCGCCGCCGATGCCGAGCCCCTCCGAGACCGCCTCCGCGCTGCTGCAGCGCATCAACGCCGAGCGCGCGGCGGTGGGCGCCCGCCCGCTGGCGCTGGACGCCTGCCTCGAGGACATGGCCGAGGGCTGGGCCGGCAGCATGGCGGCGCAGCGGCTGGCCGGCTCGGCCCACAACCCGAGCCTGACCGCCGAGGCCCGAGCCTGCGCGCTGCGCGGCTGGGGCGAGAACGTCGGCCGCACCTGGGGCAGCGGCGGACCGGACGCGAACCGGATCATGACGGCGTGGATGGCCTCCGAGGGCCACCGCCTGAACATCCAGCGCGCATCGTTCACGCACATCGGCATCGGCGTCGCCACGAGCAGCGACGGCTACGCGTACTACGTGCTCGACTTCGGCACGCGCTGA
- the rfbA gene encoding glucose-1-phosphate thymidylyltransferase RfbA: MRGIILAGGSGTRLWPITKGISKQLMPIYDKPMVYYPLSTLMMAGIREVLVITTPEYNEQFQALLGDGASLGMRIEYAVQPSPDGLAQAFIIGEEFIGDDSVALVLGDNIFHGTGLGSSLRSHAEIDGGLIFAYQVADPTAYGVVEFDDEMKAISIEEKPKEPKSDYAVPGLYFYDNSVIEIAKTIEPSARGELEISTVNERYLDRGALQVQVLDRGVAWLDTGTFESMMQASEYVRVIEDRQGFKIGCIEEIAWRAGWIDDEQLGELAKPLVKSGYGTYLQRLLARGR; this comes from the coding sequence GTGCGCGGCATCATTCTGGCGGGCGGTTCGGGCACCAGGCTGTGGCCCATCACGAAGGGCATCTCGAAGCAGCTGATGCCCATCTACGACAAGCCGATGGTCTACTACCCGCTGTCGACGCTCATGATGGCCGGCATCCGCGAGGTGCTCGTGATCACCACGCCCGAGTACAACGAGCAGTTCCAGGCGCTGCTCGGCGACGGCGCGTCGCTCGGCATGCGCATCGAGTACGCCGTGCAGCCCAGCCCCGACGGCCTGGCGCAGGCGTTCATCATCGGCGAGGAGTTCATCGGCGACGACTCGGTCGCGCTGGTGCTCGGCGACAACATCTTCCACGGCACCGGCCTCGGCTCGAGCCTTCGCTCGCACGCCGAGATCGACGGCGGGCTCATCTTCGCCTACCAGGTGGCCGATCCGACCGCCTACGGCGTGGTCGAGTTCGACGACGAGATGAAGGCGATCTCGATCGAGGAGAAGCCCAAGGAGCCCAAGAGCGACTACGCCGTGCCGGGCCTCTACTTCTACGACAACAGCGTCATCGAGATCGCGAAGACCATCGAGCCCTCCGCGCGCGGCGAGCTCGAGATCTCGACGGTCAACGAGCGCTACCTCGACCGCGGTGCGCTGCAGGTGCAGGTGCTCGACCGCGGCGTCGCCTGGCTCGACACCGGCACCTTCGAGTCGATGATGCAGGCGAGCGAGTACGTGCGCGTCATCGAGGACCGCCAGGGCTTCAAGATCGGCTGCATCGAGGAGATCGCCTGGCGCGCCGGCTGGATCGACGACGAGCAGCTCGGCGAGCTCGCGAAGCCGCTCGTCAAGAGCGGCTACGGCACCTACCTGCAGCGGCTGCTCGCGCGCGGGCGATGA